One Pelmatolapia mariae isolate MD_Pm_ZW linkage group LG1, Pm_UMD_F_2, whole genome shotgun sequence genomic window, AAATAGGATTTTAATAATATCTACATATTAGCCAATTTGCACATATTtccaaaatgtaaatgtgaacAATCTGAACATTCAAGTTGAGGTTTTCATAATTCTCATTTTATCATTTATCTctactgaaaaagaaaactgatatTAATGAAACCAAAAAACCACCACCACAGTCCACAGAGGGATGTTGTATTTGAGTGCTACACTGACACTTGACAGCTCAttactagtgctgtcagcgttagtctcgttaaaatgacgttaacgccacaaccgCATTAACAAGCTAACCTcgctaacgcgttgacgccgtgcagccccagGCACGGGGcgactcgctaacggagatttgccgtgttaatgcggttatggcgttagcgtcattttaacgagagtAATGCTGATCAAGAATGTAGGAtgtactgtttgtccgtgatttgaagagcccaacGCGTGTTtcccgacacagggaaaaccaattctgcaggggagacctacctcggcacttgtgcaggtgaaaccaaagggaagatttgcttcaccatattttctagtctttggtctggaatgaagttggtttggaaacgtatttggcgatgcttcatctcctgctttgcgtttgtgtgggcgccccgtgctagcagtgtccaagcgttttggttttttttcccttttcataccgcgccccccctgcaatggctctgcgagccccacactctgagttaatccaaaatgctgcagcaagagtcctgacagggactagaaagagagagcagatttctcctgtgctgtctcatcagtccacagagtattttcccaaaagtctcgGGGATCATCAGAATGTTATCTGGCAGCTTTAGACATGGCTTTATAACCTTCTATATCCGGGCTTTTTAGTGAACAGGTGTGGCGataatcaggcctgggtgtggctGGGGAAACTGAACTCGTAAATGCTTCCAAAGATGCGATACGCCACAGTTACTTgatgttgtaatttgtgtttacttgtgttatctttgtctaatatttaaatttgtttgatcatctgaaacatttcaatatgacaAACATCATGAAAACACGTTGTTAAAAGATTATTGAACATAAtgtgatcagctacatgaaatttATCATTCATTTATCATTAAGCAcatgtctacgtgacttttcacctagtaacttgtgtgatgaacttATTCAGCTACTAAccgcttcctgttttcagagaacatttagataTGGAGAAGagaaacctcagctctttttacaagaacatacagatgtagaaaagggaaaaacccgctgctctgagtgacgttgttatctttgtaacacacacacacacacacagaacaatcttgtataaataaaggacGGACAGTCGTGGGGTGCAGGTCATGCGTTCCATGGCTGCCCTCGCAAGTGAAAGAaacctgcagtgtttgtgttttctaactcagggGTCTCGGCTGAAGAACGAcgaggtgatttaaagaaatcccctgccatttaaattggtccttcgagcttatcgatggaaacaacagacacgtttctgtgactccaatcCAAGGTCTGACTGCTGCATCCTGACGTCGTGggaagccagcaccgaagtctgtcgacagccctctccaagtagaggtgaaagacctgggacgtaagaaaaattcgggtccaggccggtgGTTTAGTTCTGGTCCACGACGCTGGGATGCAGCCAGACGAGTTGACAACCAATCACAGTTTTTCACTGGGATCATTTTTTGGATTACAGGCTTTATGTTTGGGTGttcatattattatattaaaggTTATTTTAGACTTTTTCCCCACTCAGGAGAGACTCattatagaagaaaaaaaagcctaaaTAGTCAAAGTTAATCACTGCATGAAATCCTAACCCGATACTGTTACGTTTCATTGCATTCAATCTTATAGGTTTTGCCTAGAAAAATGCCAAGTCTAttaattttgcatgtttttttgtgtgtttgtgcgtgcacgCTCACCGGGCTGCGAGGTGTCCGTCTGTCCCCTCTTGGCTCGCAGGCAGTACTCCCAGCGGACGTCCGGGTCCTGGACGAACCGTGCTATGTGACTGAAGAGCTGGCTGAAGCTCATGCTGGTGGCGTGGTACACTGTGTAGTAGAGCAGAGCCGCGCGCCACAGGTAGGGCTGTTTCCGTAGCAGCACGCTGTGCAGGCTGGCCAGGCCCTCCTCTGTGGGATTAGCTGGTTTAAGTCCAAACTGCTTCCTGCCTTCGGCAGTGGCCCATGGCTGCACGCTGTTGTTCACACCTCGCAGATAATGTGTGCCTGAGAGGAAGAAAAGCGGCTGCAGTCACTTCGCTGCCCCTCCATGCCGTCTGCACATGCTTCACACTGTAGTTTGATAAAACACATATCTAAAAACCACTCTGTCACCTTTCAGACGCACCACTGTGGTTTGACCCAAATGCTATCAGCATGCTAACTGGCATACAGTAACAGTGATTTTTTTAGCCCAGGGCTGATGAGGGCATTATACTGAACTCTCGCGCAGATTAATTTGTAATCTGACAAAAATCTGGTTCTTTCAGGAATCAGCACGAAGGTGCAGACCGGTGACAAGAACAGATTCTCATAACAGCAGGAaatctctgaacacacatgaGTGGGTTTGGAGCAGGCACACTGTAACTCCCAATATCGCAGGCTCCATCAATTCAAACTTTATTTGATGTAGAGAACATACAACTTTATTAACAATCAGATCCTCAGCAGTCTGCTGCAGTGCCATGTGCACACTTGTATACAGATATATCAATTTAACAAAGCACTCATGGatttaggtttttttctttattaagtCTGAGATCTactcatttctgcaaaatcccAAATTAAATTCAGTGACTGTCAAACAGTTTCGCTTGATGAGTCAGAAATGAAATGCGTTACTTGTTTGGCTTTGGAAATCCACATATAATCAGTttggttttatttgtatttagtgccaaataacaacaaaagtcacctccaGAAATGGTagttaattaaatgttttactCTTCTATGATTAATGTTTAACAGCAGTTACTGATTCACTGAGTTTATAAACCAGCAGCCCTGACAGGCGgctatgtctctctctctctctctcaattaATGCTGTAAACGAGCGAGGGAGAAAGTAAACAGAGGACAGCAAGGCCAATCGGCACTAATCTACAGTAGTTTGGTGTAAAAGTGAAAATTAGCACCTGTATGTCAGCTTTGACCCTTATTGTGACACACCATGAAGCTATATTTTAGCATGCTAATACACAACATCAAAGAAACAAAGGAGGCAAAATACATTCAAGTTTAGCAACTGACTGCTGATTCAACCACAGACGTTTATTAAAGTATAGCCAGCTTGACACCATTTGTCAGTTTGCTGTCTACCATTCTGATACCGCCAGGCTAACTGTATGAAAACGCAGCAAAATAAAACGATACGACCGAGACAAAAacttgtggtattttgtaaatataataataaacacgaattcactgtgtaactgtgtaactttattagcagcgtcctcctgacaacaacactgagagtaacatcctcctctctgccccttaatgctctccggtcgctatggtaacgcataaatatttctttcaaaataagacgcacagctacaacacgggaaagacccagggaaaccgagttaacaataaaaaccatgaaaagtttgaaaaccataaatttcacacccgagcctcaactctcacggaccggtaccaaacgactcagaGACCCGGTACTGTTCCATGGCCCGGGGTTTGGGGACCACTGTTATAAACCATAAATGATGTCAGCCatattaacaataacaataataataatcaattaCCTCTTTGTGTCACAACTGCTATGGGGAATAGAAACCATGTGGAAAGACTCCTACCAAGCTTACGTATTAATATCTGCTCACCGATCTCATGTCTCAGCATTCCCTCCAGCCAGTGCTGTCGAGCCCCAGATAGGTTAATGGTCAGAGTAGGACGACAGCTTTCCACCACCATCACAGCTTGAGACAGCAGCTCTTCAGATAGACGCACAACAacctggagacacaaacacgcacacaaaatCATCAGATTTTGCTCATCGGCTCCTTTGTGGAAAGTCATTCAGCTAAATCAGTCACAGGGTTCAAGTAATACTGTAGATATAGGTTTACTGTTAGCTTGTCACGTCTGTCTCACCAAAAACACTTCTGGGGgcgtttgtttgcttttttagcattttgaTCAATCACCATCAAGCTTTGTTATAAGCTTACATAATTAAACTAAAGCCAATGGACACAATATAGTCTTTCCTGCAGAGATATACTGAAATCTGGCTACTGCACTCACCTCCCCCACACAGCCCTCTTTCTGCAGGTATTTGCGCACAGCAGCCCACACCTGACTTTTAGGCAGAACACTGCCACCAGTCACCTCCTCAAAATTCTCATAGGAGCCAAACTTCCTCAGGACGCACTCCATGATCCCAACTGCCTGCAGTtaaacacatcatcatcatcattatcatcatcctCATGACCTCATGAGCTCAGAGCTGACTGTTAGACTGGTTGAATGTGACACACCTGTTCAAGAAAGAGACCTGAGCCTTCTCTGTACTTGTCCAGCACGCTCCTGGGCTCAGGCTGCGCATACTCAAACTGAGGCTCATACTTGTAGTCAGACTGGAAGAAAGCGAGCTTCTCCTGCTCCAAGTTTAGAGGTCTGAGGGCAACGAGCAGGCAGGGCCTGGTGGCTGTAGGGAGTGTTGAACCACCCACTCCTTTAGCAATATGAGGGAGGGAGGTGGCCGGTCGCATTTGCCCCTTACTGCCCCGCAGCCCCAGGGAGTAGTTCACGGAGCAGGTGCTTTCACTACGCCGCATCCAGCCACTCGCCCCCAGGCTGGGGCTGGTCAAGCTACGAGCCGGGGGGGAGGGGGCAGCCGTACCACTGCGCCAAGGAGGCTGTAGGATCCTCCGGTCCACCATCTGCTCCTGAGACCCTCTCATGCGCTGGGATGTCACCTCCAGGCTGAGGGGCCTCCGGAGTGGCGTTCTGGATGCAGTCCCACATTTTGATGACGATGATGTTGATGATCTTCTCTGTACTACCTGGCTGCTGCAGCTCGTCGGGGCTGCGAGCCCGTTGTGTGACACCGTCTCCTTTTTTGTGACGCCGCACCTTTTAACAGTTTTGAGTGGATCTTCTCGAGCGTCTGTTTTCAACAGGTCCCCAGCGCTTCTTTCACCCTCAACCCGATCCATGAAGACTGCGCCCAAGTCCAACACCATCACCACAGCAGCTCCTCAGACTGCACCTCGCTCAGCCCCGCGCTGCTGTAACAATAGCAAGATTAATGCACACCACTCATTTAATTAgacttattattcttattatagACAAGCATATAATAAAGCCTATATACGGACATATAAATCcatatatatgaaaaaaataatatctggaaacatgaaatgaaatttaaaaaaaaacacctaaatTCCCAATTTTATTACTAAGAGCCAATAAACCAACCACTCAAAAAAATCACAGGGCTGCAAAACAACATCATCATATGTATCTAAACTCCTTTATAAACAAATGTAATGAAGGTTTCCAGCTTCTTCATTAAGACTGATCAATGAGTGAGTGTACCACTGTGTGCTGGGTGTGAAAGGACAGGAAAATGGGGCTGTGAGAGTTGATCAAATGAGTGGCAGCAGATGATATCCGTGCACacaccaaaaataaaaacagaaaacggAGGTGAAAACGGCAGAGCTCAGCTCCTGCGACAATAAAACTTGTGATAGAGCTTCTCCGTGGAGTTAGCTGCCATTAGAGTTTTACAGTAACGTTTCTTATTGGAggaagacaaatacaaaaaatcagTTCCCTGCAAGCCTTTAACTacccaaacaaataaaaagaagtcAAACACTAACCAAGCGGCGAGACTTCTGCGGAGGATGTGGAAATTTTAGCCTTTCCGTCCGCTCATCCCGGCGGCAGCTCCACGCAGCCGGGGCGGAGCTCTCTTCAGTCGGTGTGATAACAATAATAAGCGGATAGCGGTTCAGTGAGGAGCGGGGCCTGAGGCGGCTGCCTGGGCCGGCCAGGAAGCGGCGGTTGAGTTGGAAGATTTGACGCGTCACGCAGTGCACGCCGTCCATGACGCTCTCCTGCGTCATTACGTACAAAGCGGAGAGGACGGGAACCTGATGGAATCCACTGACAGCTATAAAACTACCTCAACTATCACAACTAAGCACCATTAGCATTAGCCATGAGCTACATAGCGAAAGCTCTCTTCACACAGAATAATAACGGTATtcagtttaaaaacaataacaacgaagaataagtaaaaataaaacaagcaaaaacaaagctacttatccatagactgtatatgaaagatggTGACAGGCACTGTGACCTCACAAATTAGTTAGTAAAGTCCTTCGAAAAGATAATGTAAGGAAAACTGCCACTTTCCAAGACTTCCAGGGGCTCTGTGGAGGTGTAGCTTTTTGTTTTGGAAGTTTGCTCCACATTGGATTGGAGGCATCCTAAGATGTTACTCTGAGGGGGAGATTCATCGAGGCACTGAGAGAAAACTAAACTATATGTAATTTTTGACAAGTAAATACTGGAGTTTGTCTAGAATCTACTATATCTAATATATTGGAGAAATTAACACAACAGGAGGATTATATCAATTACTGCTATAGCCACTACTGAATGGATTTAAACACAGCCCAACAGGCCATCCCAAAGCCATTCAAACAAAAGACTTTTAGGAAGCACCTAATTAATCAGATTAAAATCAGAGAAAATATATACTCGTcctataaaaaagcaaaaacagcaaGAATTTGATAATAAATTTGAGGAAAAATCAGTTGTCACACTCTTATTCCAGAGAAGAATCttaatcagaatactttaaagtaagtaagtaaataagtaaaatgtgatttatataacacctttcaagataaaaatcacaaagtgcttcacagaagctaaaacataaaaatgaaaatcaaccaaaagcaagtttaaaaagatgagtttttagctgtttttttaaaaagcgaccactgagtccacagatctcaggctcaaagggagagagttccacagtctggggGCCACAGTTACCAAAGCTCTGTCGCCTTTCGTTTTCAGCCTCGTGTGTTGGACAGCCAGCaagccctgatcacatgacctcagggacctgctgggaaTGTATGGATG contains:
- the kiaa0895l gene encoding microtubule-associated tyrosine carboxypeptidase, with amino-acid sequence MVLDLGAVFMDRVEGERSAGDLLKTDAREDPLKTVKRCGVTKKETVSHNGLAAPTSCSSQVVQRRSSTSSSSKCGTASRTPLRRPLSLEVTSQRMRGSQEQMVDRRILQPPWRSGTAAPSPPARSLTSPSLGASGWMRRSESTCSVNYSLGLRGSKGQMRPATSLPHIAKGVGGSTLPTATRPCLLVALRPLNLEQEKLAFFQSDYKYEPQFEYAQPEPRSVLDKYREGSGLFLEQAVGIMECVLRKFGSYENFEEVTGGSVLPKSQVWAAVRKYLQKEGCVGEVVVRLSEELLSQAVMVVESCRPTLTINLSGARQHWLEGMLRHEIGTHYLRGVNNSVQPWATAEGRKQFGLKPANPTEEGLASLHSVLLRKQPYLWRAALLYYTVYHATSMSFSQLFSHIARFVQDPDVRWEYCLRAKRGQTDTSQPGCFSKDQVYLDGILRILRHRRTIDFKMLTSLGKVSYEDVERLRHLAVLSKTRIPHFMRDQERYLQHLDHIVTINELEDSTLEQLLP